A single genomic interval of Bacillus sp. es.036 harbors:
- a CDS encoding Ger(x)C family spore germination protein gives MKKGLLIFISLQLLFLTACWDSNEIEDLGMIMGIGLDYNESNDDVFSMTNQYVVPNNIEGTQFGSSGGTPYQNITLNGSNFFQIIRENSLETDRPPNYTHLKSIVLTERLLKEEPLKQLISFFLRDHEFRRTVAVFITKESASDILAVEPTKEMFPAVQLKELTQNHDRSLYVQETLKFGEVSKKITEGASFVIPEVGINQGRIRLLGAGIISDKSQQIVGWLTPEEIAGLKWITNKVSGGLVAIKEKNSEADQAVLEITKASTSIEPVLKDGQLTIQLTVKSSLKLAEDWEIKRDVFQEGWEDELKKQGEKVVKEEIEHVISIAQEQKLDYLEFGTWTSIKQPAYWQKHHKDWERIFAQLPVTIDVDFTLTGYGTQDIN, from the coding sequence ATGAAGAAAGGCTTGCTTATTTTCATTTCTCTTCAACTTCTCTTCCTTACTGCGTGCTGGGATAGCAATGAAATCGAGGATTTGGGGATGATCATGGGGATTGGGCTCGATTACAATGAATCGAATGACGACGTCTTTTCCATGACTAACCAGTACGTTGTTCCAAACAATATAGAAGGGACACAGTTTGGAAGTTCAGGAGGAACTCCTTATCAGAACATCACATTAAACGGCAGCAACTTCTTTCAAATTATCCGTGAAAACTCCCTTGAAACAGACCGTCCGCCAAACTATACCCACTTAAAATCCATAGTTCTTACGGAAAGGCTTTTAAAAGAAGAGCCGTTAAAGCAGTTAATTAGCTTCTTCCTACGAGATCATGAATTTAGGAGAACAGTGGCCGTTTTTATTACGAAAGAATCCGCATCTGATATTCTGGCGGTTGAACCGACGAAAGAAATGTTCCCAGCAGTACAGTTAAAGGAACTCACACAAAACCATGATCGAAGTTTGTATGTTCAAGAAACGCTTAAATTTGGAGAAGTGTCTAAAAAAATTACCGAAGGGGCAAGCTTCGTTATCCCAGAAGTTGGAATCAACCAGGGACGTATTCGACTGCTTGGTGCTGGGATCATTTCCGATAAATCCCAGCAGATCGTTGGTTGGCTCACTCCAGAAGAAATTGCTGGATTAAAGTGGATCACGAATAAAGTAAGCGGTGGATTAGTAGCGATTAAAGAGAAAAATTCCGAGGCGGATCAAGCTGTGCTTGAGATTACGAAAGCAAGCACGTCTATCGAACCCGTGTTAAAAGATGGACAGCTGACCATTCAGTTAACAGTAAAAAGTTCCCTTAAACTTGCAGAAGACTGGGAAATCAAGCGAGATGTTTTTCAAGAAGGGTGGGAAGATGAGCTAAAAAAACAGGGCGAAAAGGTGGTCAAAGAAGAGATAGAGCACGTAATCTCCATCGCCCAGGAGCAAAAGCTCGATTACCTTGAGTTTGGTACGTGGACAAGCATTAAACAGCCCGCCTATTGGCAAAAGCATCATAAAGATTGGGAACGTATTTTTGCTCAATTGCCTGTAACGATTGATGTCGATTTCACTTTAACTGGCTATGGTACACAGGATATAAACTAA
- a CDS encoding DHA2 family efflux MFS transporter permease subunit — MSQSGKETPRPKYGILAILIVGAFIAFLNNTLLNIALPSIMADLQIETATVQWLTTGFMLVNGIMIPATAFLIEKYSVRRLFLVAIGLFTLGTVIAGMAQIFPVLLGGRMLQASGSAIMMPLLMNVMLISFPIEKRGAAMGVFGLILMAAPAIGPTLSGWIIEHYDWRMLFHFVTPIAISIFLLGFFLLKDKKEKVNIRLDLFSLILSSAGFGGILYGFSSAGNKGWDSPQVYLTIGIGVIALTTFIIRQSKQERPMLNFTIFKYPMFALSSSITMVVNMAMFSGMLLLPIYVQTIRGISPLDAGLMMLPGALVMAFMSPITGRLFDKIGGRILATSGLAITVVTTYLFSTLSMETTYNYIMILHAVRMFGMSMVMMPVSTNGLNQLPARFYPHGTAMNNTLNQVAGAIGTALLVTIMSNRTESVAADLAKEAAAGNAGVDPATLQQQVAMQAMLEGINFAFFIATFIAGLAFVLAFFIKRAGREKEVKQPIVPESKPVELVTNS, encoded by the coding sequence ATGAGTCAATCAGGAAAAGAGACGCCTCGTCCAAAGTACGGTATTCTTGCGATTTTAATTGTTGGCGCGTTTATCGCGTTTCTAAATAATACGCTGCTTAATATTGCACTACCGTCGATTATGGCGGATTTACAAATTGAAACCGCAACGGTTCAGTGGCTTACCACAGGCTTTATGCTTGTGAACGGAATCATGATTCCAGCTACGGCCTTTTTAATTGAAAAATATTCAGTGCGCCGCCTCTTTCTTGTGGCGATCGGGCTATTTACGCTTGGTACCGTGATTGCCGGAATGGCTCAGATTTTCCCTGTCCTACTTGGAGGGAGAATGTTACAGGCTTCAGGATCGGCCATTATGATGCCGCTCTTAATGAACGTGATGCTTATTAGCTTTCCGATTGAAAAAAGGGGAGCGGCTATGGGTGTTTTCGGACTCATTCTCATGGCAGCACCAGCGATTGGTCCAACGCTATCTGGGTGGATTATCGAACATTATGATTGGAGAATGCTGTTCCACTTTGTTACGCCAATTGCGATTTCAATCTTCTTGCTTGGGTTCTTCTTATTAAAAGATAAGAAAGAAAAGGTAAACATTCGACTCGATTTGTTTTCACTTATTTTATCAAGCGCAGGGTTTGGTGGTATTCTTTACGGCTTTAGTTCTGCAGGGAATAAAGGATGGGATAGTCCGCAAGTGTATTTAACGATCGGGATCGGCGTTATCGCACTGACAACCTTCATTATTCGACAGTCGAAGCAAGAGCGACCGATGCTAAACTTTACGATCTTTAAATATCCAATGTTTGCTCTTTCTTCTTCCATTACGATGGTTGTGAACATGGCGATGTTTTCAGGAATGCTGTTGCTTCCGATCTACGTACAAACAATTCGAGGTATTTCACCGCTTGATGCCGGTTTAATGATGCTGCCAGGAGCACTCGTGATGGCCTTTATGTCACCGATTACGGGTCGTTTATTTGATAAAATTGGTGGGCGTATTCTTGCAACATCTGGTCTTGCGATTACGGTTGTTACGACGTACCTCTTCAGTACACTGTCGATGGAGACAACGTATAACTACATTATGATTCTTCATGCTGTACGCATGTTCGGGATGTCGATGGTGATGATGCCGGTATCAACAAACGGGTTAAATCAACTGCCAGCTCGTTTTTATCCGCACGGTACAGCAATGAACAATACGTTAAACCAGGTAGCAGGAGCGATTGGCACAGCCCTTCTCGTGACGATTATGTCCAACCGGACGGAATCTGTTGCGGCTGATCTTGCGAAAGAAGCTGCGGCTGGAAACGCGGGAGTTGATCCGGCTACGCTCCAACAGCAGGTCGCCATGCAAGCGATGCTTGAAGGCATTAACTTCGCGTTCTTTATCGCTACCTTTATCGCAGGTTTAGCGTTTGTGCTTGCTTTCTTCATTAAGCGCGCGGGACGTGAAAAAGAAGTGAAGCAGCCGATTGTGCCGGAGTCGAAGCCTGTTGAGCTTGTGACAAATTCATAG
- a CDS encoding GerAB/ArcD/ProY family transporter, translated as MQTNQHSLPIIIFFISTIIGVGIVTLPRETATIVGQPNMWISVILGAMIAFINALFIFMLMKKYPLKTVFDIAPELVGKWIGKLLNLIFVCYTIAISAYIIRTMAEIVNYYLLDKTPKFVVLLVFVLSCMYLVSTGLSNILLFLQLYFPIILLMFLLLTLLSIKNIEPSHLRPIMYMDGIDLLKGVNSTFFSFVGYELLMVLSGQHRLTRWKPVVFILGISIGSVCFIYVLFFILNIGVLSIEELKVITFPTIEMAKAIEFQGFFFERFELLFLFGWIITIFTTLTAYYYSAMLGVCKTVNCKKSLLMNAIIGLLILTLSLLPSGITELFSYGTYLNYLSYASLIAIPLLLFLFSFRKGAMK; from the coding sequence TTGCAAACCAACCAGCACTCTCTTCCCATCATTATCTTTTTTATTTCAACCATCATTGGTGTTGGAATCGTCACGTTACCACGTGAAACAGCTACGATTGTTGGACAGCCAAATATGTGGATTAGTGTGATTCTCGGGGCGATGATCGCCTTCATTAACGCGCTGTTTATCTTTATGTTAATGAAGAAATATCCGCTGAAAACCGTTTTTGATATCGCGCCGGAATTAGTAGGAAAATGGATTGGAAAGCTGCTTAATCTAATTTTCGTTTGCTACACGATTGCGATTTCCGCCTACATCATTCGAACAATGGCTGAAATTGTGAATTATTACTTACTTGATAAAACACCCAAATTCGTTGTCTTGCTAGTTTTTGTACTCTCTTGTATGTATCTCGTGTCAACAGGGCTTTCAAACATCCTGCTCTTTTTACAACTGTACTTCCCAATTATTTTGTTAATGTTTCTCCTCTTAACCTTACTTAGCATTAAAAATATTGAACCGTCTCACTTAAGACCGATCATGTATATGGATGGAATTGACCTATTAAAAGGAGTCAATTCCACCTTTTTCTCGTTCGTAGGATATGAGCTTCTTATGGTGTTATCAGGACAACACCGCCTTACACGCTGGAAACCAGTTGTGTTTATTCTAGGAATCAGCATCGGCAGTGTATGCTTTATTTACGTGCTGTTTTTTATCCTAAACATTGGTGTTCTTAGTATTGAAGAGCTAAAGGTGATTACGTTTCCAACGATCGAAATGGCAAAAGCGATCGAATTCCAGGGGTTTTTCTTTGAAAGATTTGAGCTTCTCTTTTTATTTGGATGGATTATCACGATTTTCACCACCCTAACCGCATACTATTATTCTGCGATGCTTGGCGTTTGTAAAACCGTTAACTGTAAAAAATCACTATTGATGAATGCCATCATCGGCTTGCTCATCCTCACGCTCTCGCTGCTACCATCGGGCATTACGGAGCTGTTTTCATATGGAACCTATTTAAACTATTTATCGTATGCTTCTTTAATCGCCATTCCTCTATTGTTATTCCTCTTTTCATTCAGAAAGGGGGCGATGAAATGA